Proteins encoded together in one Impatiens glandulifera chromosome 1, dImpGla2.1, whole genome shotgun sequence window:
- the LOC124942427 gene encoding putative glycerol-3-phosphate transporter 4 has product MARDCNAVRSTPPGILLIRKVRGRNWSFKTYRYVVLLVTFIAYATYHASRKPSSIVKSVLDPEHQKGNGIIYPWPIGDFFVKKEDVDISYQEGWKPFNGKDGTYKLGEIDVAFLACYSMGLYVAGHLGDSLDLRLVLTTGMIGSGTFVGLFGMGYFWDIHEFWFYLVMQMVAGLFQATGWPSVVAVIGNWFGKRKRGLIMGVWNAHTSVGNISGSLLAASVLEYGWGWSFILPGFSIILGGLIVFIFLAAYPEDVGFSNPDDFLETPKTARGGDEEARFNKEVETQGMIRFGSTSKKSVGILQAFAIPGVIPFALCLFFSKLVAYTFLYWLPFYLSQTDIGGEYISVKSAGNLSTLFDVGGIVGGIMAGYISDKLKARATTAACFLYAAIPAMLLYRQYGSVSKTVNVLLMVVAGLCVNGPYALITTAVSADLGTHSSLKGDTRALATVTAIIDGTGSVGAALGPLLTGFLSTKGWDSVFIMLMLCALIAGLLLSRLVIAELTDRKHQRSSSFDNDHSSGGSGSQPLLNDQR; this is encoded by the exons ATGGCTAGAGATTGTAATGCTGTGAGATCGACTCCACCTGGGATTTTGCTCATAAGAAAGGTTAGGGGTAGGAATTGGAGCTTTAAAACATACAGATATGTTGTTTTATTGGTTACATTTATAGCATATGCAACCTACCATGCTTCAAGGAAGCCCAGCAGCATTGTTAAGAGTGTTCTAGATCCTGAGCATCAGAAGGGTAATGGTATAATTTATCCTTGGCCTATAGGAGATTTCTTTGTGAAGAAGGAAGATGTGGATATTTCATATCAGGAGGGTTGGAAACCATTTAATGGGAAAGATGGGACATATAAACTGGGAGAGATAGATGTTGCTTTTTTAGCTTGCTATTCAATGGGGTTATATGTAGCAGGTCACTTAGGTGACTCTTTAGATCTCAGGTTGGTTTTGACAACCGGTATGATTGGGAGTGGTACTTTCGTGGGGCTTTTTGGGATGGGTTATTTCTGGGATATTCATGAGTTCTGGTTTTACCTAGTAATGCAAATGGTGGCAGGTTTATTTCAGGCAACTGGATGGCCTTCAGTTGTGGCTGTTATTGGTAATTGGTTTGGGAAAAGGAAAAGGGGATTGATTATGGGTGTTTGGAATGCACATACTTCTGTTGGGAATATAAGTGGGTCTCTTCTTGCTGCTAGTGTTTTAGAATATGGATGGGGATGGTCTTTCATACTTCCAGGATTTTCAATCATTTTAGGGGGTTTAATTGTATTCATATTCTTGGCTGCTTATCCGGAGGATGTTGGTTTTTCTAACCCAGATGATTTTCTAGAAACTCCTAAAACTGCCCGTGGCGGCGATGAAGAAGCTCGATTCAATAAAGAGGTTGAAACTCAAGGGATGATAAGGTTTGGTTCGACAAGTAAGAAAAGTGTAGGGATTTTACAGGCTTTTGCTATACCAGGAGTTATACCTTTTGCTTTATGCCTCTTCTTCTCAAAGCTTGTGGCCTATACATTCTTATATTGGTTACCATTTTATTTGAGTCAGACAG ATATTGGTGGAGAATATATATCGGTGAAATCTGCTGGAAATCTATCGACTCTATTTGATGTTGGGGGTATAGTTGGTGGGATTATGGCTGGATATATATCTGATAAGCTTAAAGCTCGAGCAACAACTGCAGCGTGTTTTTTATATGCAGCAATCCCTGCTATGCTTCTATATCGACAATATGGGAGTGTTTCGAAGACAGTTAACGTTTTACTAATGGTGGTGGCTGGATTATGTGTAAATGGACCTTATGCACTTATTACAACTGCAGTTTCAGCTGATCTTGGTACACACAGTTCGCTTAAAGGGGACACTCGAGCTTTGGCAACTGTCACTGCAATTATTGATGGAACTGGATCTGTTGGTGCTGCTCTTGGACCTCTTCTTACAGGATTCCTTTCTACTAAAGGATGGGACTCGGTTTTTATCATGCTAATGTTGTGTGCACTTATTGCTGGCCTCCTTTTGTCACGTTTGGTCATTGCTGAACTAACCGATAGAAAACATCAAAGGTCTTCTTCATTTGATAATGATCATTCCAGTGGAG GCTCTGGTTCTCAACCCCTTCTAAATGATCAAAGGTGA
- the LOC124919942 gene encoding protein krasavietz-like, producing MSSKERPTLGGTRIKTRKRNITVPLDPAAFADAVVQIYVDNAGDLELVAKSIVESSDLNFSRYGDTFFEVVFTGGRTQPGTIKADEGERHPYSILDCEPKREAILPSVMYIQKILRRRPFLIKNLENVIQRFLQSLELFEEDGRKKLAIFTALAFSQKLSGLPPETVFQPLLKDNLVAKGLVLLFVTDFFKDYLIDNSLDDLISILKRGKMEDNLLDFFPSSKRTAEAFSEHFSKEGLVSLVEYNEKKIFEVKLKEMKSTLTTQIAEESEISDVIETVKQHVKDAKLPDFEVVKILWDVIMDAVQWSGKNQQQNANSALRQVKTWASLLNAFCTTGKLELELIYKVQTQCYEDTKLMKLFPDIVRSLYDQDVLAEDTVLHWFQKGSNPKGRQTFVKSLEPFVKWLEEAEEEE from the exons ATGAG CTCGAAGGAGAGACCCACTCTCGG TGGTACGCGGATTAAGACCCGCAAACGGAATATTACAGTTCCTCTGGACCCTGCAGCATTTGCGGATGCAGTGGTCCAGATTTATGTGGATAATGCTGGTGATTTG GAACTTGTTGCAAAGAGTATTGTTGAATCTTCAGATCTGAACTTCTCAAGATACGGTGACACCTTCTTTGAG GTTGTTTTCACAGGTGGACGGACACAACCTGGCACAATTAAGGCTGATGAAGGGGAGCGCCATCCTTACTCTATACTCGACTGTGAGCCAAAACGTGAAGCCATATTACCATCTGTAATGTACATTCAAAAGATCCTGAGAAGAAGGCCTTTTCTCATAAAGAATCTTGAAAATGTCATCCAAAGATTTCTGCAGTCACTCGAGCTTTTTGAAGAAGATGGTCGTAAGAAGCTTGCGATTTTCACAGCACTTGCATTTTCTCAGAAGTTGTCAGGTCTCCCTCCAGAGACTGTATTTCAGCCACTTCTCAAGGATAATCTTGTTGCCAAAGGGCTAGTGCTTTTATTCGTGACAGATTTTTTTAAGGACTATCTTATTGATAACAGCCTTGATGACTTGATTTCAATTCTGAAACGTGGGAAGATGGAGGATAATCTTCTAGATTTTTTCCCTTCATCTAAGCGGACTGCTGAAGCATTTTCTGAGCATTTCAG CAAGGAAGGGTTGGTATCCTTGGTTGAATATAATGAGAAGAAAATATTTGAGGTAAAGCTGAAGGAAATGAAATCTACATTGACAACACAGATAGCAGAGGAAAGTGAAATATCTGACGTCATAGAGACTGTGAAACAACATGTTAAAGATGCTAAGTTACCTGATTTTGAAGTTGTGAAAATTTTGTGGGATGTAATAATGGATGCAGTTCAATGGTCAGGGAAGAATCAGCAGCAGAATGCAAATTCAGCATTGCGCCAG GTAAAAACATGGGCAAGTTTGTTAAATGCCTTCTGTACTACTGGAAAGCTTGAGCTTGAGCTCATTTATAAAGTACAGACCCAATGCTACGAGGATACAAAGCTGATGAAGCTGTTCCCCGATATTGTTAGATCTTTGTATGACCAAGATGTGCTTGCCGAAGATACTGTTCTTCATTGGTTCCAGAAAGGATCAAATCCTAAGGGCAG GCAAACTTTCGTGAAGTCTCTTGAGCCATTTGTGAAATGGCTGGAGGAGGCTGAAGAAGAGGAATAA